One genomic segment of Coffea arabica cultivar ET-39 chromosome 6e, Coffea Arabica ET-39 HiFi, whole genome shotgun sequence includes these proteins:
- the LOC140009730 gene encoding putative F-box/kelch-repeat protein At1g15680, producing the protein MDSGRECGTGLASRSGLPYIPESLVVELLIRLPMKCVFRCKCVCKQWRSLIDAPSFGHAFSRIASPFTAAQPKLWTLLYKCIHGEEIRHEHGFFRNLFSNDVGVACLTKSDLPPSAQAHGTDVYGILDHIIAMDGNGLLLCGSNSGWDLGRYYILNPITKQHVGIPPSKRPFAHCRVGFISQVKDSVVTSYKVIRLEDGGGRTSILKLDIFSSETGEWRDIEIPFQQVLQLFPLWKMPVVLKEILHFLDRKLGILAYDPYKGPHSYRIIQLPGDIDREWSKSVDTKGILFDVHHGHLRFFVGSNAYNDGYRISMWTLSDYEEGLWLLEHRINLREAACDSSYLRSSRLVPIAFHPFDSDTVYLGYEGSFLSYDYQSQQLLELDDNVTLPTDNVTLRKEIQWCFVYRFMLPLWPVSIQASTIKVQENEV; encoded by the coding sequence ATGGATAGTGGTAGAGAATGTGGCACTGGATTAGCTTCGAGGTCAGGTTTACCTTATATTCCAGAATCGTTGGTGGTTGAATTGCTTATCCGTTTGCCAATGAAGTGTGTCTTTAGATGCAAGTGCGTCTGCAAACAATGGCGCTCCCTGATTGACGCTCCTTCCTTTGGACATGCTTTTTCAAGAATTGCATCACCATTTACGGCTGCACAACCAAAACTCTGGACTCTTCTTTATAAATGTATACATGGGGAAGAAATTCGTCATGAGCACGGGTTTTTCAGGaatttattttcaaatgatGTCGGTGTAGCCTGTCTTACCAAGTCTGATCTTCCTCCTTCGGCACAGGCTCATGGAACTGATGTATACGGAATACTTGATCACATTATTGCCATGGACGGTAACGGGCTATTGTTATGTGGCTCAAACTCCGGGTGGGATTTAGGTCGCTATTATATTCTGAATCCCATCACTAAGCAGCATGTTGGAATTCCACCATCAAAGCGTCCCTTTGCTCATTGCCGTGTAGGGTTCATCAGCCAGGTGAAAGATAGTGTTGTCACTAGTTACAAAGTAATACGACTTGAAGATGGTGGGGGAAGAACCAGCATCCTCAAGCTTGATATATTCTCTTCTGAAACTGGTGAATGGAGGGATATTGAAATTCCTTTTCAGCAAGTACTTCAACTTTTCCCTCTCTGGAAGATGCCTGTTGTTTTAAAAGAAATATTGCATTTTTTGGATAGGAAACTTGGAATTTTAGCTTATGATCCTTATAAAGGTCCTCATTCTTATCGGATTATACAACTTCCGGGGGACATAGACAGAGAATGGAGCAAAAGCGTTGATACAAAAGGTATACTCTTTGATGTCCATCATGGGCATTTGAGATTTTTTGTAGGCTCTAATGCTTATAATGATGGATATAGGATAAGTATGTGGACGCTCAGTGACTATGAGGAAGGGCTTTGGTTATTGGAGCACCGTATCAACCTAAGGGAAGCTGCATGTGATAGTTCTTATCTTCGTTCATCACGTTTGGTGCCAATAGCTTTTCACCCAtttgattctgatactgtgTATCTTGGGTATGAAGGAAGCTTTCTCTCATATGATTATCAAAGTCAACAATTGCTAGAGCTGGATGATAATGTCACTTTACCAACGGATAATGTAACTTTGAGAAAGGAAATCCAATGGTGTTTTGTCTACCGCTTCATGCTTCCCCTGTGGCCAGTCTCAATTCAGGCATCTACCATCAAGGTCCAGGAAAATGAGGTATGA
- the LOC113694507 gene encoding uncharacterized protein, producing the protein MVVIEPVESNSIGEKVENTNEKVLPKTKPPVVKRDESTTTSSLAASSSSSSAARIVEESTSHGNTAVGDASDGFETASEADLNDDEDDLVGEEQRTEEAEKEEAKEGNREEGLVGSKERDNANDQHQEQQVDLNQEQIIEKALAEANDAKLEGNTLFKDGQYEEALSKYDIALQAVSSIPESVELRSVCHANRAACYSKMKKFEDTIKECTKALELNASYIKVLLRRAEAHEMLEHFEEAIADITKVLEVDPSHDQARRQIVRLKPLADEKREKMKEEMIGEHC; encoded by the exons ATGGTGGTGATTGAACCAGTAGAATCGAATTCAATTGGGGAAAAAGTGGAAAATACGAATGAAAAAGTTCTTCCTAAGACAAAGCCGCCGGTAGTAAAAAGAGACGAATCGACGACGACGTCGTCGCTGGCGGCTTCTTCATCGTCATCATCGGCGGCGAGGATCGTGGAAGAGTCAACATCGCATGGTAATACTGCAGTTGGAGACGCCTCCGATGGGTTCGAAACTGCCAGCGAAGCTGACCTCAACGACGACGAAGACGATCTCGTGGGGGAGGAACAGCGAACGGAAGAAGCTGAAAAGGAAGAAGCTAAAGAGGGAAACAGGGAGGAGGGTCTAGTAGGCTCCAAGGAGAGGGACAATGCTAATGATCAGCATCAGGAGCAGCAAGTGGATTTGAATCAGGAGCAGATTATTGAG AAAGCATTAGCAGAAGCAAATGATGCAAAACTTGAAGGCAATACATTGTTTAAGGATGGTCAGTATGAAGAGGCATTGTCTAAGTATGATATTGCTTTACAAGCTGTGTCTAGTATACCAGAATCTGTTGAACTACGCTCAGTATGCCATGCAAATCGTGCTGCGTGTTATTCCAAAATG aAAAAATTTGAGGATACAATTAAAGAATGCACAAAAGCATTGGAGCTAAACGCTAGCTACATAAAAGTTTTGCTTAGAAGAGCAGAGGCACAtgaaatgttggaacatttcgAAGAAGCCATTGCAG ATATAACAAAAGTTTTGGAAGTTGACCCATCACATGACCAAGCTAGAAGACAGATTGTTCGCTTAAAGCCATTGGCAGATGAAAAGCGTGAAAAGATGAAGGAAGAAATGATTGGTGAGCATTGTTAA